A segment of the Bradyrhizobium sp. CCBAU 53340 genome:
TTCGAGAACGATCTGCTGTCGTTCGGCTCGGGCCCACGCGACATCGCAAGGCTCTGCCGCGATCTCAATCTGAAGATTTGCGCGTACCAGCCGTTCCGCGATTTCGAGGGTATGCCGGAGCCGCAGCGCACGCGCAACTTCGCCCGCGCCGAACGCAAGTTCGACCTGATGCAGGAGCTCGGTACCGATCTCTTGCTGATCTGCTCCAACGTCTCGCCCGCCTCGCTCGGCGGCATCGACCGCGCCGCGGACGATTTTCGCGAGCTCGGCGACCGCGCCGCCAAGCGCGGCCTGCGTGTTGGCTATGAAGCGTTGGCCTGGGGCCGGCACGTCAACGACTATCGGGATGCCTGGGAGATCGTGCGCCGCGCCGATCATCCCGCGATCGGCGTCATCCTCGACTCTTTTCACGCGCTGGCGCCGGGCTTCCCGACCCGCGCGATGGCTTCGATCCCCGGCGACAAGATCTTTCTGGTGCAACTCGCCGATGCGCCAAAGCTTGAGCTCGACATTCTGTCGTGGAGCCGGCACTTCCGCTCCTTCCCGGGCCAGGGCGATCTGCCGGTCGGCGAATTCATGCAGGCGATCGCTGCGACCGGCTACTCCGGACCGTGGTCGCTCGAAATCTTCAACGACCAATTCCGCGCCGGCTCGGCAGTGCAGACCGCGGTCGACGGCCTGCGCTCGCTGATCATGTTGCAGGACCACCTCGCCCCGGACTGGCCAAAGCTCGTCGGCGAACCCCTGGCGCCGAAGCCCAGGAGCAGCGGCACCGGCTTCATCGAATTCGCAGTCAACGAGACCAAGGCCGGCGAGCTCGCGCATCTGTTTTCGCAGCTCGGCTTCCGCAAGACGGGCAAGCATCGCAGCAAGGCGGTGGAACGCTGGTCGCAAGGCAAGGTCGAGCTCGTGATCAACTCCGAGACCGACGGCTTTGCGCATTCGCACTATGTCACCCACGGTCCCGGCGTCTGCGCCATCGCGCTCAATGTCGACAATGCCGGTCTTGCCATGCAGCGGGCCGAAACGCTGAAGGCGCGCACGTTCTACCAGCCGGTCGGACCTGGCGAGCTGGAGATCCCCGCGATCCACGGTGTCGGCGGCAGTCTTCTTTATTTCCTCGACCAGGCCGGCAAGAACTGGGACACGGATTTCGCGCCTGTCGCGAGCGATGCGAGCGCCGATGCCCTGATCGCAGTCGACCACATCGCACAGTCGATGCCCTATGACGAAATGCTGTCCTGGCTGCTGTTCTACACCGGTATCCTCGACCTGAAGCGGCTGCCGCAGATGGAGATCGCCGATCCCAGAGGCCTCGTGCAGAGCCAGGCCCTCATCAACGGCGACCAGAGCCTGCGCTTCGTCGTCAACGGCTCCTCCGCCAACCGTACGTTGCCCGCCCGCTTCATCTCGGAGTTTTTCGGCTCAGGCGTGCAGCACGTCGCCTTTGCGTGCGAGGACATCTTTGCGACCGTCGCCGCGATGCGCGCCCGCGGCGCCGGCTTCCTGGATATCCCTGACAACTACTACGACGACATCGAAGCCAAATACGACCTCGCCCCCGATGTCATGGCCAAGCTCCGCGCCAACCACATCCTCTACGACCGCGAGGGCGATGGCGAATTCTTCCAGGTCTACACCCACATTTTCGATGAGCGCTTCTTCTTCGAGATCATCGAGCGGCGGAGCTATCAGGGATTTGGTGCGCCCAACGCCGGCATCAGGCTCGCCGCGCAGGCGCGCGAGGTGCGGCCTGCGAGCATGCCGCGTGTGTGAGGCCTCTTACCCTCTCCCTTGCAGACTCTTCGCCTCTCCCCGCCTGCGGGGAGAGGCCGACGCTCGCCCGGCGATGCGAAGCATCGTCCGAAGCGCGGCGGGTGAGGGGGACTCTCCACGAGTCGTATGACAATCAGGAGGAACGCCTTCTCAACACGTCATTGCGAGCGCAGCGAAGCAATCCAGAATCCCTCCGCGGAAAGACTCTGGATTGCTTCGCTGCGCTCGCAATGACGGCGTGGGGATTATTGAAGAATTCGGCCAACTCCGCCCCCGCGGAGCCTCCCCTCACCCCCACCCTCTCCCCGCAAGCGGGGAGAGGGGGAGAACCCTTACTTCATCGGGCACTTGTCGTGGAAACGGTCCTGATCATTGGTGACGATGGTGGCGACGGTCTTCAGCGAAAGCTCACCGCCGGCGCCCTTCACCACGTCCTGCAGATAGAAGTTCTGGATCGGAATGTGGTTGTTGCCGTATTTGAACGCGCCGCGCAGCGACTTGAAGTCGGCCTTTTCCATTGCAGCCTTCATCGCATCCTTCTTGGACGTATCGCCGCCGACGGCGACCACCGCGCTGTTGATGAGCTGCGCCGCGTCATAGGCCTGCGCGCCGTAATAGGTCGGGCGGAGACCCGTGTACTTCTTGCGATAGTCGGCAACGAAGCGCTTGTTCTGCTCGTTGGGAAGATCGTTGACCCACTCCTGCGCGCCGGGAACGCCGAGCGCGTTCTCCTTCTGGAGCGGCAGCGACAACTCATCGATGGTGAAGGCGGTGTAGAGCGGCATCGTGCTCTTTAGGCCAGCCTGCGCATATTGATTGAGGAACTGCACGCCGGCGGCACCCGGATAGAACACGAAGATCGATTCGGCCCCGGAGGCGCGCGCCTTGGAGAGCTCGGCGGAGAAATCGAGCTGGCTCGGCCAGACCGTATATTCTTCGCCCTTGATCTCGCCCTTGAACGTGCTCTTCAGGCCCGCGAGCATATCCTTGCCGGCGGCGTAGTTCGGGCCGATCAGGAACACGCTCTTGACGGCGTTCGCGTTCATGTAGAGGCCGACGGCGGCCGGCGTCTGGTCGTTCTGCCAGGAGGTCGAGAACACGTAAGGGCTGCACAGCTCGCCCGCGAGCTGCGAGGGACCGGCATTGGCGGAGATCATGAAGGTCTGCGAGTCCACCGCGGTCTTGAGCGAGGCGAGCAGCACGTTCGACCAGATATAGCCGGCGAGGAAATCGACCTTGTCGGACTGCACCAGCTTCTCGGTCTTCTGCTTGCCGACATCAGGCTTCTGGCCGTCGTCCTCGTAGATCACCTCGACCGGCTTGCCGCCCATCTTGCGCCCGAGATGATCAAGCGCCAGCTCGAACGAATTGCGCATGTCGTTGCCGATCACGGCGGTCGGGCCGCTGAAGGTCGAGACGAAACCGATCTTGATGGTGTCGCCGGCCAATGCCGGATTTGCCAGAACCAGCGCCGCTGCGCCCGCCAGCCAGAATGCCGTCCTCATAACTCACTCCCCTCCTTAATTATTGATCCCGGAACGGGGTGATCGCCGCCTCGGGTCAGTCTCTATTGAACGCAAAATCCGTCGCGCCGCCAATGGCTCAGCGCCCGCTCCTGCACCATATTTCGCCCCAAATGGGGATGGCAAGAAATATAATTCTACTCACTTCGGCCGAGGCCGGTCCGAGGCTGCGGCGCTTTTTCGCGCGGAATATCGATACGCTTGGCCTATTCCATCATTGATGACGGCTATTGGACCACGGCACCCAATCGGCACTTAAATGAGTGAGAGCAGCAGCGAGATTCGAGGGTGCATCATGGCCGCAACTCCCCATCGCGTCGTCATCGTCGGGGCCGGCTTCGGCGGGCTGGAGACGACCTATCGGCTTGCCGGCGCGCCGGTGGAGATCACGCTGATCGACCGCCGCAACCATCATCTGTTTCAACCGCTACTCTATCAGGTCGCGACCGCCTCGCTCGCGACCAGCGAGATCGCCTGGCCGGTGCGGCACCTGATGCGCGACAGGCGCGAGGTGACGACACTGTTTGCGACGGTGAGCGGCGTCGATGCCGCGCGCCGATGTGTGTTGATCGACGACGGCAGCGAGGTGCCCTACGACACGCTGGTGCTCGCCACCGGCGCACGTCACGCCTATTTCGGCCATGACGAGTGGGAGACGTGGGCGCCCGGACTGAAGACGCTGGAGGACGCGACCACGTTGCGACGTCACATCCTCGTGGCGTTCGAGCGTGCCGAACGCGAGACGGATCCGGCGAAGCGCGCGGCGCGGCTCACTTTCGTCATCGTCGGCGCAGGTCCCACCGGCGTCGAGCTCGCCGGCACCATCGCCGAGATGGCACATCACACCCTGCCGGCAGATTTCCGCAACATCGACACCCACAAGGCGCGCGTCGTGCTGATCGAGGCGGGCCCGCGCGTGCTCGCGGGCTTTCCCGACGACCTCTCGGCCTATGCGCAGGCCTCGCTGGAAAAGATCGGTGTCGAAGTCGTGCTCGGGCAGGCCGTCACCGAGATCAACCGCGAAGGTGTGGTGTTCGGCGGCAAGCTGCTCGAGGCCAAGACACGAATCTGGGCCGCCGGAGTCCGTGCTTCGCCCGCCGCCGAATGGCTGGGCGCACCAAGCGATCGCGCCGGGCGGGTGCAAGTTGCTGACGATCTCACCATCCCCGGCCATCCCGAAATCTTCGCGATCGGTGACACCGTGAGCATCAACGCCTGGGACGGCAAGCCGGTGCCGGGCATCGCACCCGCCGCCAAGCAGCAGGGCCGCCATGTCGCGGAAACCATCAAGGCACGGTTGCGCGGCGAGACAAAGGGCGCGTTCCGTTACAAGCACGCCGGCAGTCTCGCCCAGATCGGCAAGCGGCTCGCGGTGATCGATTTCGGCAAGGTCAAGCTGCGCGGCACCATCGCGTGGTGGATCTGGGGCATCGCCCACATCTACTTCCTGATCGGCCTGCGCCACCGTCTCAGCGTGGCCCTGAGCTGGCTGTGGATCTATGCCCGTGACCAGCGCGCGGCGCGGTTGATCACGCAGGGCAGCAGCAAGGTGGTATAGGCCTCTTCTCCTCGTGGGACGAGACAAGAGGCACCGCCTCGATCGCGGCCCTGTGATGCGACCGTCAAGTGGTTAACGACGAAAAATATCCCCGACGCCAAGCAGTCAGTGGCCTTGAAAGCCGGGAGCGCTGTCACTTAATCCGCCGCTCAATAATTAACAGGAGGCATCCATGTTCATCATGGAGCTTGTCGCCACGCATCCTTATCTGACCATCATCGTTCTTGTAGTTCTCGCCTATTTGATCTTAAGCGTCCGCGTTGCCAACCAATACGAACGCAGCGTCGTGTTCCGGCTTGGTAAATTCAACCGCACAGCCGGCCCCGGCCTGTACCTGGTCTGGCAGTTCCTCGAATGGCAGACCAAGCTCGATTTGCGCACCATCACCGCGAATGTCGAGCAGCAGGAAGGCATCACACGCGACAACGTGCCGATCAAGGTCGACGCCGTGGTGTGGTATCGCATCGTTGATCCCGAGCTTGCGGTCATGGAAGTCAAGGCAGTCTCCAACGCGGTCGTGCAAGTCTCGCTCACGACGCTACGCGCGGTGCTTGGGCAGCATACGCTCGATGAAATCCTGAAAGCGCAGGACACCATCGCCGAGGTCATGCAGAAGGCAATCGATACGACCACTGAGCCCTGGGGCGTCAAGGTCGAGCTGGTACAGATGAAGAGTGTCGAGATTCCGCCAAGCATGCAGCGCGCGCTCGCCCAGGAGGCGGAGGCGCTCCGCGAAAAGCGCGCCCGCCTGATCAAGGCTGAGGCCGAGCTCGACGCCGCCGAGCAGCTGCGCCAGGCCGCCGAAGTGATCATGCAGAACCCCGCCGGCCTCGAGCTCCGCCGCATGCAGATGATCACCGAAGTCGGCGCCGAGCAGAACACCATGACGCTCGTGATGATGCCGAGCGAGTTCGTCTCGATGGCACGAGGGATTTCAGATGCAGCAAAAGCGATGGCCGCGAAAGGATGAGATTGCCGGCCGCCTCAGGCCGGCGTGACGGTCACAGGCAGGCTGTCGAGCCCGCGCAGCGTGTTGTTGAAGCGGCGCTTCGGCTCGCCCGTGATCTCGATGCTGGCGACCCGGCGAGCCAGCGCCGAGAGTATCGTCTCGCCCTCGAGCCGCGCCACGAGCTGGCCGACGCACATATGGATACCGGAGCCGTAGCCGACATGGCCGGAGGTGCGGCGGGTGATGTCGTAACTGTCAGGCTTGTCCCATCGGCGCGGATCGCGATTGGCGGCGGCAAGGAACATCAGCACCTTCTCGCCTTCGCCGATGGTCGCGCCGGACAGTTCGACCTCGCACGCGGTGGTGCGGAAGAAGGTCTGCACAGGGCTCTCGAACCGCACGGCCTCTTCGAACGCGTTGCGCGCCAGAGTCGTATCGCCGCGCAACCTGGCGAACTGGTCCGGAAACCGCGCCAGGCAATAGACCGCCGCACCGATGCCGTTGACGGTGGTATCGAGCCCCGCCGACAGCAGCGAACGCACGAGCAGCGGCGCCTCGGCGGCGGTGATCTCGCCAGCATCGGCGTGCGCATGAATACAGGCGCCGAAACCGCCCGGCGCAAGGTTCTCGCGCTGGCATTGCTCGGCGACATAGGCCTGATGCGGCGCCGAGCTCTCGAGCGCCTGCTGGCGCAACCTGTTCGGTGGGCCGAAAGCGTTGAACGCGACGCTCGCGTAGGGCAACAGATGCTCGCGACCTTCGGCCTTCAGGCCAAGCGCATCGGGAAAGATCGACAGAGGATAGGCCTCGGCAAGATCCGTGATGGCATCGAAGCTGCGCCGGTCGAGCAGAACGTCGACGCACGCTTCGGCGGCGGCAGCAAAGCGGTCACGGACCTGCTTCAAGGCGGTGGGCGACAGCACCTTCGACAGCACGGCTCGCGTGCGGGTGTGCGCGGGAGGATCGGCCTCCAGGATCAGGCTCGGCGACCGCCACGGTGCCTCCTTCTTGAAATCGGAGAGGCCGACCCCGCGGCTGGAGCAGAACGCCACGGGATCGTTCAGAACCGCATGAACCTCCGCGTAGCGCGCCACACCATAGACGTTCCACTTGTCGAGATAGACGACCGGGCCCGTCTCCCGCAGCAGCTCATGCGTGGGATAAGGGTCGGCGAAGAAGCTCATGCCGAAGGGATCGACGTCGAGATGCGGGACGCCAGATACGGTCGAGCCGGGTGCGCTCATGGAGATCCTCCCTCATTTTGATCTTGTGAAAGCCCGGCGCATGCCCTTAGGTCTTGGAACCCGTCGCGAGTCAGAATCCGGATATGCCTGCGCCTTCGACCAGATCCCGCCAAAAGCCTGCGTCCGCTGAGACCGGACCGACGCTCGATCTCGATCGCTACGTCCCGGCCTTCATCACCTTCATCGCCAACAAGCTCTCCAACAGCGCGAACGCGTTCTATCAGCGGCAATTCGGCGTCAACGTCACGGAATGGCGGATCATGTCGCTGCTGGCGATCGAGCCGGGCATTCCGGCCTCGCGCATCTGCCACGTCATCGGCTTCGACAAGGGCCCGGTGAGCCGGACGCTCGCCGGCCTCGAGAAACGCGGGCACGTGTCGATCCGCACCGATCCGAACGACGGCCGCACCCATTCGATCTCGCTGACGGCGAAGGGCCGCGCCACCCATGACAAGGTGATCGTCGCGGCGCTCGATCGCGAGCGGCGGCTGGTGTCGTGTCTGTCGAAGGATGAGCGCGAGATACTGATCGATTTGTTGCGCCGGCTGCACGAGAACCTCGGCGCGGTGACCGGTGGCGCAGATACCTGACGGGTCGCGCGCCGAGCGCGCGTGCCCGTCGTTTCCAGGTATGCGCCGGCATTTGCCCGCGACACCCATTCTGCCGCGCATCGTTTCCTCCGGTCCGACGCGGCGGTTTCTCCACCGTCATCCCCACCTGGAAACGGTTCGCACAAATTAGTTGCTTCGGCAACAAAATAATCGTGCAGAATCTTGCGGCAGAATGGCTGGCCTATTTGGGAGCTATTTCACTCGGCGACCTCGGGAAAGGCATACAGCAGCGTGGATTAGTTGCAGCCGATCCACTCGGTTGACGCATCATCATTCAGCCGCTCCACGGCGTCGGCGCGCCGCGTCAGCACCGCGCGCTGGTTGATATAGCCTTTGTCGGTGATCTCGCCGCCATCGACCGACGGCGGTTCGGCAAGCAGCAGGGCGCGCGTGGCGTGGCCCGACGAGTTGCCGGCCTGCTGCGCGAGCTTGGCGAGGCCCTGTGCGATCGCGGTCCTCACCTTGTCATGGGCCAGCACTTCGTCCGTAGCCGCCGTCTCGGGCAGACCGGCATGCATGCGGCACGCGGCGATGTTCGGGAACACCAGGAAGCGCACCTCGTCACCACCATGACCAGTGACGACGATATCCTGCGCAAGCGGCGCCAGCGCGGCGATGCCGGCGATGCGTAGCGTGCCGACGCTGACCCAGGTGCCGGAATTCAGCTTGAAATCTTCGGCGACGCGGCCATCGAAGAACAGGCCGCGCTCGGGCCGATTGACATCGGCAAGCTTCACCGCGTCGCCGATCAGATAGAATCCCTCCTCGTCAAAGGCCTGCTTCGTCAGTTCCGGCGCCTTCCAATAGCCCGGCGTGACATTCGGACCACGCACGCGCACCTCCAGCTTGTCGCCGGCGCTGACGAGCTTCAGCTCGGTTCCCGGGATCGGCACGCCGATATTGCCGGAGCGCTCGGCGAGGAAATGGCAGTCGGTCGCCAGCGGCGAGGTCTCGGTCGAGCCCCAGGCCGAGACCATCGGCAACGCATGGCCGACGGTTTCGATCGAGAGCTGCGCGAGCGCATCCCACAGATTCTGCGGCAAGGCTGCACCGGCGTAGAAGGCGAATTTCACCTCGCTGAAGAAGCGCCGGCGTAATTCCTCGTCGTCGCGGAGTGCCGCGATCAGCATGTCAAAGCCGCGCGGCACGTTGAAATAGACCGTCGGCATCACGCTTTTGAGATTGGCGAGCGAAGTCGCGAACAGGCCAGGCGCCGGCTTGCCGCCGTCGATATAGAGCGAGCCGCCGTTACGCAGCACGAGGTTGAAATTGTGGTTGGCGCCGAAGGTGTGGCTCCAGGGCAGCCAGTCGAGAATGACGAGATCGCTGCCGGCTTGTTCGAGGAAGGTCCAGGTCTGCGCCTTGGCCTGCTGGCTCGAGGTGAGCATGCGATGGGTGTTGATGACCGCCTTGGGCGTGCCGGTCGAGCCCGAGGTGAAGAGGAATTTTGCAATCGTATCCGGGGTCACCGCGGCGAAAGCCTTTGCGGTCCCGGACGTCTCCGGCGTCGTCGCAATGGCATCGAACGCGAGCGCATCGGCATCATCGGCATGGCCGCTGATGATCTGCGCCTGGTGCATCGGCTTGATCGCGGCTAGCGCTGCTGCAAACGGCTTTGTCGCGGAGACGTAGATCGCACCGGGCTGAAGCAGCGCGATCATGCTCTTGAGTTTTTCGAAATCCTTGGACATCAGCGAATAAGCAGGCGAGATCGCGGCAGAGGGCACGCCGACATGCTGCGCGGCAAGCGCGAGCAATGCATGATCGATGCTGTTGTCGGAGAGGATCGCGAGCGGACGCTCGATGCTCAGTCCCTGTGCCAGGATCCAGGACGCTGCGCCACGCACCTGCTGCAGCGCTTGCGCATAGGTCACCGTGGTCCAGGGCGCATCGGCGTTGGCGCGTTCGGCGAGGAAGACCGTGCCCGGCGTCCGCCGAGCCCATTGCTCCAGCCAGTCGCCGACGCAGCGCGCGCTCTCGCGAAGAGGCTCGGGCGAACGCAGCACGATGCTGCCATCGGCGCGACGTTCGACGACGGTCCTGGGTGTTGCAAACAGGCTTGCAGCATCACCGCGTGTGGCGGGTGTCATGTTTTCCTCCTCCGCCCGGAACCCGATCGGACGCAGCCTCGTTCTTGGGGCCGCCTTGGTCATAATGTTTGGCATGACGATTGTTGTCGTCAACAACAATCTTTCGCTTCGAACCTCGAGACGCTAAGGTCGCGGGGCAGGAGATAGGAATTTGACAGCGATCGCAGCCCGGACTTCCCCCCGCAAGCGAGCGAACAACGGCGCGACGCGGCAGATCGACGCGGACGAGATCAGCCTTGACGCTCTCGTCGGCCACGCCGGCTATGCGGTCCGTCGCTTCCAGATCTGGATCTTTCAGGACTTCATCCGGACGCTCGGCGCGGTCGGTATCAGGCCGACGCAATATTCGGTGCTGACCGTGATCGGCGCCAATCCGGGGCTCTCGCAGATGGCGGTGGCAAAACGCCTCGGCATCGAGCGCGCCCGGCTGGTGCATCTGCTCGACAGCCTTGAGCAGCGGAGGCTGGTGAAACGGATCAAGTCGAAGGCGGACCGGCGGTCCCACGCGCTTCACCTCACGACGCAAGGCGAGACGGCCCTGGCAAGATTCAAGCGCCTCGCGGCCGAGCACGAACGGCATGTCGAGGACAAGATCGGCAAGGCGAACCGGGAACGGCTGCTCCAGATACTTGCGGCCTTCACCTGATCAAGACTGCTCACGGTTTGGGCAAGTGCTCGGGGCGGGGCGCCGGCCCGGCCGCCCGCTCGCTGGTCAGTGCATCCCCCAAGGCACTGATCCTACGATAATATCCGCAGCATCGCGCCTGCCCGGATAATGTACACAATGGCACATCGCTTGCTTCAATCCGGGTGAGAGAAGTTGCCGGAGTTTTGCCACCATGGGGGCTGAGCAGCCTGAAACGATCGCCGCGATTGTGGCCGCGCATCGCGCGGGCACGATGACGCCGGCAGAGACGATCGCGCGCACCTATCAGCGCATCCGCGACCACAACGATCCCGCCGTCTTCATCAGCCTGCGCGACGAAAAGGACGCGATCGCGGAAGCTGAAAAGCTTGCCACGAAGGACGCCGCGAACCTGCCGCTCTATGGCGTGCCGGTAGCGGTGAAGGACAATATCGACGCGCTGGGCTTTCCGACCACGGCAGCCTGCCCGGCCTTCTCCTACACGCCAGCACATGACTCGACCGCGGTGGAACGCCTGCGTGCGGCTGGCGCCATCA
Coding sequences within it:
- a CDS encoding bifunctional sugar phosphate isomerase/epimerase/4-hydroxyphenylpyruvate dioxygenase family protein, translating into MNKRSIATVSLSGALDEKLRAIAAAGFDEVEIFENDLLSFGSGPRDIARLCRDLNLKICAYQPFRDFEGMPEPQRTRNFARAERKFDLMQELGTDLLLICSNVSPASLGGIDRAADDFRELGDRAAKRGLRVGYEALAWGRHVNDYRDAWEIVRRADHPAIGVILDSFHALAPGFPTRAMASIPGDKIFLVQLADAPKLELDILSWSRHFRSFPGQGDLPVGEFMQAIAATGYSGPWSLEIFNDQFRAGSAVQTAVDGLRSLIMLQDHLAPDWPKLVGEPLAPKPRSSGTGFIEFAVNETKAGELAHLFSQLGFRKTGKHRSKAVERWSQGKVELVINSETDGFAHSHYVTHGPGVCAIALNVDNAGLAMQRAETLKARTFYQPVGPGELEIPAIHGVGGSLLYFLDQAGKNWDTDFAPVASDASADALIAVDHIAQSMPYDEMLSWLLFYTGILDLKRLPQMEIADPRGLVQSQALINGDQSLRFVVNGSSANRTLPARFISEFFGSGVQHVAFACEDIFATVAAMRARGAGFLDIPDNYYDDIEAKYDLAPDVMAKLRANHILYDREGDGEFFQVYTHIFDERFFFEIIERRSYQGFGAPNAGIRLAAQAREVRPASMPRV
- a CDS encoding ABC transporter substrate-binding protein, with amino-acid sequence MRTAFWLAGAAALVLANPALAGDTIKIGFVSTFSGPTAVIGNDMRNSFELALDHLGRKMGGKPVEVIYEDDGQKPDVGKQKTEKLVQSDKVDFLAGYIWSNVLLASLKTAVDSQTFMISANAGPSQLAGELCSPYVFSTSWQNDQTPAAVGLYMNANAVKSVFLIGPNYAAGKDMLAGLKSTFKGEIKGEEYTVWPSQLDFSAELSKARASGAESIFVFYPGAAGVQFLNQYAQAGLKSTMPLYTAFTIDELSLPLQKENALGVPGAQEWVNDLPNEQNKRFVADYRKKYTGLRPTYYGAQAYDAAQLINSAVVAVGGDTSKKDAMKAAMEKADFKSLRGAFKYGNNHIPIQNFYLQDVVKGAGGELSLKTVATIVTNDQDRFHDKCPMK
- a CDS encoding NAD(P)/FAD-dependent oxidoreductase; its protein translation is MAATPHRVVIVGAGFGGLETTYRLAGAPVEITLIDRRNHHLFQPLLYQVATASLATSEIAWPVRHLMRDRREVTTLFATVSGVDAARRCVLIDDGSEVPYDTLVLATGARHAYFGHDEWETWAPGLKTLEDATTLRRHILVAFERAERETDPAKRAARLTFVIVGAGPTGVELAGTIAEMAHHTLPADFRNIDTHKARVVLIEAGPRVLAGFPDDLSAYAQASLEKIGVEVVLGQAVTEINREGVVFGGKLLEAKTRIWAAGVRASPAAEWLGAPSDRAGRVQVADDLTIPGHPEIFAIGDTVSINAWDGKPVPGIAPAAKQQGRHVAETIKARLRGETKGAFRYKHAGSLAQIGKRLAVIDFGKVKLRGTIAWWIWGIAHIYFLIGLRHRLSVALSWLWIYARDQRAARLITQGSSKVV
- a CDS encoding SPFH domain-containing protein, which translates into the protein MFIMELVATHPYLTIIVLVVLAYLILSVRVANQYERSVVFRLGKFNRTAGPGLYLVWQFLEWQTKLDLRTITANVEQQEGITRDNVPIKVDAVVWYRIVDPELAVMEVKAVSNAVVQVSLTTLRAVLGQHTLDEILKAQDTIAEVMQKAIDTTTEPWGVKVELVQMKSVEIPPSMQRALAQEAEALREKRARLIKAEAELDAAEQLRQAAEVIMQNPAGLELRRMQMITEVGAEQNTMTLVMMPSEFVSMARGISDAAKAMAAKG
- a CDS encoding cytochrome P450, which encodes MSAPGSTVSGVPHLDVDPFGMSFFADPYPTHELLRETGPVVYLDKWNVYGVARYAEVHAVLNDPVAFCSSRGVGLSDFKKEAPWRSPSLILEADPPAHTRTRAVLSKVLSPTALKQVRDRFAAAAEACVDVLLDRRSFDAITDLAEAYPLSIFPDALGLKAEGREHLLPYASVAFNAFGPPNRLRQQALESSAPHQAYVAEQCQRENLAPGGFGACIHAHADAGEITAAEAPLLVRSLLSAGLDTTVNGIGAAVYCLARFPDQFARLRGDTTLARNAFEEAVRFESPVQTFFRTTACEVELSGATIGEGEKVLMFLAAANRDPRRWDKPDSYDITRRTSGHVGYGSGIHMCVGQLVARLEGETILSALARRVASIEITGEPKRRFNNTLRGLDSLPVTVTPA
- a CDS encoding MarR family winged helix-turn-helix transcriptional regulator, whose amino-acid sequence is MPAPSTRSRQKPASAETGPTLDLDRYVPAFITFIANKLSNSANAFYQRQFGVNVTEWRIMSLLAIEPGIPASRICHVIGFDKGPVSRTLAGLEKRGHVSIRTDPNDGRTHSISLTAKGRATHDKVIVAALDRERRLVSCLSKDEREILIDLLRRLHENLGAVTGGADT
- a CDS encoding feruloyl-CoA synthase encodes the protein MTPATRGDAASLFATPRTVVERRADGSIVLRSPEPLRESARCVGDWLEQWARRTPGTVFLAERANADAPWTTVTYAQALQQVRGAASWILAQGLSIERPLAILSDNSIDHALLALAAQHVGVPSAAISPAYSLMSKDFEKLKSMIALLQPGAIYVSATKPFAAALAAIKPMHQAQIISGHADDADALAFDAIATTPETSGTAKAFAAVTPDTIAKFLFTSGSTGTPKAVINTHRMLTSSQQAKAQTWTFLEQAGSDLVILDWLPWSHTFGANHNFNLVLRNGGSLYIDGGKPAPGLFATSLANLKSVMPTVYFNVPRGFDMLIAALRDDEELRRRFFSEVKFAFYAGAALPQNLWDALAQLSIETVGHALPMVSAWGSTETSPLATDCHFLAERSGNIGVPIPGTELKLVSAGDKLEVRVRGPNVTPGYWKAPELTKQAFDEEGFYLIGDAVKLADVNRPERGLFFDGRVAEDFKLNSGTWVSVGTLRIAGIAALAPLAQDIVVTGHGGDEVRFLVFPNIAACRMHAGLPETAATDEVLAHDKVRTAIAQGLAKLAQQAGNSSGHATRALLLAEPPSVDGGEITDKGYINQRAVLTRRADAVERLNDDASTEWIGCN
- a CDS encoding MarR family winged helix-turn-helix transcriptional regulator; this encodes MTAIAARTSPRKRANNGATRQIDADEISLDALVGHAGYAVRRFQIWIFQDFIRTLGAVGIRPTQYSVLTVIGANPGLSQMAVAKRLGIERARLVHLLDSLEQRRLVKRIKSKADRRSHALHLTTQGETALARFKRLAAEHERHVEDKIGKANRERLLQILAAFT